The following coding sequences lie in one Capsicum annuum cultivar UCD-10X-F1 chromosome 5, UCD10Xv1.1, whole genome shotgun sequence genomic window:
- the LOC107870394 gene encoding uncharacterized protein At4g14342 isoform X3, translating into MQASDRFNINSQLEHLKAKYVGTGHTDLTRFWLSEWAVNIQCDSYASYVGHYPILAYFAISENESIGRERYNFMQKMLLPCGLPPEREDD; encoded by the exons ATGCAG GCTAGTGACAGGTTCAATATCAACTCCCAGCTTGAGCACTTAAAAGCTAAATACGTTGGAACAGGACATACCGACTTGACTAGATT TTGGCTTAGTGAGTGGGCAGTGAACATTCAGTGTGACAGTTACGCATCCTATGTTGGACACTACCCAATATTGGCGTATTTTGCCATTTCAGAAAATGAATCAATTGGTAGAGAACGTTATAATTTTATGCAG AAAATGCTTTTGCCTTGTGGTCTTCCACCTGAAAGGGAAGATGATTAA
- the LOC107870394 gene encoding uncharacterized protein At4g14342 isoform X4 — protein sequence MQASDRFNINSQLEHLKAKYVGTGHTDLTRFEWAVNIQCDSYASYVGHYPILAYFAISENESIGRERYNFMQKMLLPCGLPPEREDD from the exons ATGCAG GCTAGTGACAGGTTCAATATCAACTCCCAGCTTGAGCACTTAAAAGCTAAATACGTTGGAACAGGACATACCGACTTGACTAGATT TGAGTGGGCAGTGAACATTCAGTGTGACAGTTACGCATCCTATGTTGGACACTACCCAATATTGGCGTATTTTGCCATTTCAGAAAATGAATCAATTGGTAGAGAACGTTATAATTTTATGCAG AAAATGCTTTTGCCTTGTGGTCTTCCACCTGAAAGGGAAGATGATTAA
- the LOC107870394 gene encoding uncharacterized protein At4g14342 isoform X2, which yields MQASDRFNINSQLEHLKAKYVGTGHTDLTRFEWAVNIQCDSYASYVGHYPILAYFAISENESIGRERYNFMQDVTIMCYIVHLKDARERWLLRHG from the exons ATGCAG GCTAGTGACAGGTTCAATATCAACTCCCAGCTTGAGCACTTAAAAGCTAAATACGTTGGAACAGGACATACCGACTTGACTAGATT TGAGTGGGCAGTGAACATTCAGTGTGACAGTTACGCATCCTATGTTGGACACTACCCAATATTGGCGTATTTTGCCATTTCAGAAAATGAATCAATTGGTAGAGAACGTTATAATTTTATGCAG GATGTGACTATCATGTGTTACATTGTGCACTTAAAGGATGCTCGAGAGCGATGGCTTCTTAGACATGGCTAG
- the LOC107870394 gene encoding uncharacterized protein At4g14342 isoform X1 — MQASDRFNINSQLEHLKAKYVGTGHTDLTRFWLSEWAVNIQCDSYASYVGHYPILAYFAISENESIGRERYNFMQDVTIMCYIVHLKDARERWLLRHG; from the exons ATGCAG GCTAGTGACAGGTTCAATATCAACTCCCAGCTTGAGCACTTAAAAGCTAAATACGTTGGAACAGGACATACCGACTTGACTAGATT TTGGCTTAGTGAGTGGGCAGTGAACATTCAGTGTGACAGTTACGCATCCTATGTTGGACACTACCCAATATTGGCGTATTTTGCCATTTCAGAAAATGAATCAATTGGTAGAGAACGTTATAATTTTATGCAG GATGTGACTATCATGTGTTACATTGTGCACTTAAAGGATGCTCGAGAGCGATGGCTTCTTAGACATGGCTAG